From Litorilinea aerophila:
CTTCGACGCTGGTGTGATATTTGCCGTGCTCCGCCTGGATGTTGGAGCGGGCGTCCCGGGCCAGCCCCAACTGCTCGATGGCCGCATCCTCCGGCCCCAGGAAGCCCATGGCCAGCAACACCAGCTGCGCCGGCCAGACCTGCTCGCTGCCCGGCACTTCTTTCATGACGAAGCGGCCGTTGGCGTCCTTCTCCCACTCGATCTGGACCGTGTGCAGCTCCTTGACGTGGCCGTGCTCATCGCCCACGAAGCGCTTGGTGCTGATCAGGTAGGTGCGGGGATCCCGGCCGAAGCGGGCCTTGGCCTCCTCCTGACCGTAGTCCACCCGGAAGACCCGGGGCCATTCGGGCCAGGGGTTGTCCGGGGTGCGGGCCATGGGCGGCTTGGGCAGGATCTCGAACTGGTGCAGGCTGCGGCATTTGTGGCGCAGGGCAGTGCCCACGCAGTCGGTGCCCGTGTCGCCGCCGCCGATGACGATGACATCCTTGCCGAAGGCAGAGATGAACTCCTCGCCGTGGCCGTTGTGGGTGCCGCCGTTGCGGTTGTTCAACAGGTGGCGGGTGTTGGCGGCCAGGAACTCCATGGCAAAGTGAATGCCCTTGAGGTTCCGCCCCTCGATGGGCAGATCCCGGGGCTTGGTGGCGCCGGTGCAGAGGACGATGGCGTCGAATTCCTCCCGTAGGCGGTCGGCAGGGATATCCTTGCCGATCTCACAGTTGGTGACGAACTTCACCCCCTCCGCGGCCAGCAGATCCACCCGGCGCTGGACGATGCGCTTGTCCAGCTTCATGTTGGGGATGCCGTACATGAGCAGCCCGCCGATGCGGTCGGCCCGCTCGAAGACGGTGACGCTGTGGCCCACGGAGTTGAGCTGCGCGGCGCAGGCCAGGCCCGAGGGCCCCGAACCCACCACCGCCACCTTCTTGCCCGTGCGCACGGCTGGCGGGCGGGGCACGATCCAGCCCTCGGCGAAGCCCCGGTCCACGATGGCCCGCTCGATATTCTTGATGGTCACCGGCGGGTCGATGAGGCCCAGGGTGCACGCCCCTTCACAGGGCGCGGGGCAGACCCGCCCGGTGAACTCGGGGAAGTTGTTGGTCTTGTGCAGGCGATCCAGGGCCTCCCGCCAGCGCCCCCGGTAGACCAGGTCGTTCCACTCGGGGATGAGGTTGTTGATGGGGCAGCCGGACGCCATGCCGTTGAGCAGGATGCCCGTATGGCAGAAAGGAATGCCACAGTCCATGCAGCGGGCCCCTTGGGTCCGCAGTTTCTCGTCGGACAGGTGCAGGTGAAACTCTTCCCAATCGTTGATACGCTCCAGGGGATCCCGCTCGGGATCGGTCTCCCGCTGATATTCCAGGAATCCAGTTGGTTTACCCATGAGGATTGATTCTCCCTGTCTGGAAATTAGTTGCCGCTGACCCGGGCGGTGTCGTTCTTGTTGAGCTCAAACGCCGCCATGGCCGCTTCGTCACCGCTGAGGCCCTCGGCCTCCACCCGGGCGAAGGCTTCCAACATGCGCTTGTAATCCCGGGGCATGACCTTGACGAACTGCCGCACCACGTCCGGCCATTGGGCCAGGACCCGCTTGGCCACGGGGCTGTCGGTGTATTCCATGTGCCGCCGGATCATGGCCTCCAGCTCGGCCATCTCGTCGGCGTCCTCCACTGCCTCCAGATCCACCATCTCCCGGTTGCAGCGGCGGGCGAAGGTGCCATCCTCGTCCAGGACGTAGGCGATGCCGCCCGACATGCCGGCGGCAAAGTTGCGGCCGGTACGGCCCAGGACCACCACCCGGCCACCGGTCATATACTCACAGCCGT
This genomic window contains:
- a CDS encoding glutamate synthase subunit beta, whose protein sequence is MGKPTGFLEYQRETDPERDPLERINDWEEFHLHLSDEKLRTQGARCMDCGIPFCHTGILLNGMASGCPINNLIPEWNDLVYRGRWREALDRLHKTNNFPEFTGRVCPAPCEGACTLGLIDPPVTIKNIERAIVDRGFAEGWIVPRPPAVRTGKKVAVVGSGPSGLACAAQLNSVGHSVTVFERADRIGGLLMYGIPNMKLDKRIVQRRVDLLAAEGVKFVTNCEIGKDIPADRLREEFDAIVLCTGATKPRDLPIEGRNLKGIHFAMEFLAANTRHLLNNRNGGTHNGHGEEFISAFGKDVIVIGGGDTGTDCVGTALRHKCRSLHQFEILPKPPMARTPDNPWPEWPRVFRVDYGQEEAKARFGRDPRTYLISTKRFVGDEHGHVKELHTVQIEWEKDANGRFVMKEVPGSEQVWPAQLVLLAMGFLGPEDAAIEQLGLARDARSNIQAEHGKYHTSVEGVFAAGDCRRGQSLVVWAINEGRGAARECDRWLMGETTLP